The genomic segment TTGAAAAGAAGAGATAGTAGGGTTAGTAATGATAAAAACACCAAGGCTAATGTGGTTTCTGCGTAAACAGGATAGGTTTTTCTCATATTTTCCTCCACTTGGATTAATTTGTAAAGTAATTAGATGGTTAATCTCAAATTTGCTAAAAGAGTATCAGTAAATTCCAGTTTTCATTAGTCAAGTGAGCAGGGTTCTAAACTTTTCTTAGTTTACCTTTCAGTTTCCTTTGGTTACAAAACTTCACTTTGCATCAAGCTTCTTAGGTGCTTATCGGGAAGAGTATTTGTCTGGTTCTGGTAGAGACTACAGGAAAAGCAAAAGACCAAGCCTAGTTGTTAGGTTTTCAATAAATTCAATTTCTACTAGGTGAATGAGTAGGATTCTGAATCTTTGTTTACTTACCCCCTTTAATTCTAGATAATGTTTGTTAGTTATAAAACTTAACTTCGCGCCAAGTTTCTAGATGCTTGATCGGGACTGGATAAAATGTCTCTCAGTAAAAGCTTAAAGAACAATGTAAAGTGATACTAGAGAGAGGAGGTGGAATTATAACGGATGAGAAGCTATAGGTTCTGATTAGTGTAATTTGACAGAGTAAAAATCTTATTTTTATTATGCCTGTTGATTTGTGCGGAGGTAAGTATGGAGAGAAAAGTGAGGATAGAAACTGTTTTACTGCATGGAGGTCAAGAGCCGGACCCAACAACTGGTGCTAGAGCTGTGCCTATATATCAGACAACTTCTTATGTTTTTAGGGATATGGATCATGCTGTTAGGTTATTTGCGCTTGAGGAGAGGGGGAATATATATACAAGGATAATGAATCCTACTACTGATGTATTTGAGAGGAGAATGGCTCTTTTAGAAGGTGGTGTTGGAGCTTTAGCTGTAGCATCGGGACAGGCTGCAATATCTTATGCAGTATTAACTTTGGCAAAACCGGGGGATGAGATAATAAGCTCAAAGAGTTTGTATGGAGGAACCTACAACCTTTTTAACTACACTTTTAGAAGGTTAGGTATAAATGTCCACTTTGTGGATGCTTCGGATCCTAGTAACTTTGAGAGAAAGATAAATGACAATACTAAAGCCATATTTCTTGAAGCTATAGGCAACCCAAGACTAGATGTTCCTGACTTTTGCGAGATATCAAAAGTAGCTCATAAGTATGGAGTACCTGTGATAGTGGATAATACTGTTCCTACTGGATATTTGCTTAGACCTATTGAATATGGGGCGGATATAGTTGTGTATTCAGCTACGAAGTTTATAGGTGGGCATGGAACGTCAATAGGTGGGGTGATAGTTGACTCAGGTAGATTTGACTGGAGCAATGGTAGATTTCCTGAGTTTACAAACCCTGATCCTAGTTACCACGGGCTTAGGTATACTGACCTAGGACCAAGTGCATACATAACAAAGGTTAGAGTTCAGCTTCTTAGGGATATGGGTGCATGTTTAAGTCCGTTCAACTCTTTTCTTTTCCTTCAAGGGCTTGAAACTCTTCATTTGCGAATGGAAAGACATTCTCAAAATGCCATTACCGTAGCAAGGTATCTTGAAAAGCACCCTAAGGTTGCATGGGTTAGTTACCCTTTACTAGAATCACATCCTTCTTACAACACGGCGAAGAAATATCTAACTAAAGGCGCGAGTGCCCTAGTCACAGTAGGAATACCCGGGGGGGTAGAGAAAATAAAAACTTTTGTAAACTCTCTAAAACTTTTTTCTCACCTTGCGAACATTGGTGACGCAAAATCGCTGGTTATATACCCATATCTGACAACTCATCAACAACTCTCCGAAAAAGAAAAGGAGGAGGCTGGAGCAACTGTAGATCTCGTTAGGTTATCAGTAGGAATTGAGAATGTTGAAGATATAATTGAAGATATAGAACTAGCATTAAGAAAGATATAGGTTATGTAGTTGGTGAAGAGGAAGTTTTGCTAGAAATTTGATAAGAGGCTGTTAGGAAATTTCCTACAAAAAGTTTGGTTGTTAGATAGACTTTGGTTGTTGCTGCTATATATCAATCTCAACGACTTCTTTGGCGTATGTTTCAATAAAGTGTCTTCTTTTTTTGACGTCTTCGCCCATGAGTATGCTGAATATATTATTTGCTTTTATTGCATCCTCAAGAGTTATTTTTAGTAGCTTTCTTGTGCTGGGGTTCATCGTGGTCTCCCAGAGTTGTTCAGGGTTCATCTCTCCGAGTCCCTTATATCTCTGAACCGTAAAGTTTTTGGTTTTAATCTCCTTTATCAGTTTATCTTTCTCATCATCCGAATATGCATAATAGTGTTTTTGACCTACCGATATTCTGTAGAGAGGAGGAACTGCTGAGTAAATATAACCTTCTTCAATCAGTGGTTTCATATATCTGTAAAAGAAGGTTAGAAGCAATGTTCTGATGTGGGAGCCATCTACATCGGCATCAGTCATGATTATTATCTTACCGTATCTTATCTTAGATATATCAAAAGTGTCGGCAATACCTGTGCCAATAGCAGTAATGATTGTTTTTATTTCTTCGTTGTCAAGTAGTTTGTTAAGTCTAGCCTTTTCCGCATTCATTATTTTGCCCTTAAGTGGTAGGATTGCTTGGAATTCTCTTACTCTTGCTTGTTTTGCGCTTCCGCCTGCAGATTCCCCCTCAACTATGAAAAGTTCTGTCTTCTGAGGATCTCTTTCCGAGCAATCTGCGAGCTTTCCTGGCAAAGAAAAGGAGTCTAGAGCACTCTTTCTCCTTACGAGCTCTCTTGCTTTTCTTGAAGCCTCTCTTGCCCTTGCAGCCTCAACCACCTTTTCAAGAATTTTCCTCACAGCATCTAAGTTTCTCTCAAATAAAGGCACCAGCTTTTCATATACTATCTCCTCAACTAGCCCTTTAACTTCAGCGTTTCCCAGCTTTTCTTTAGTTTGTCCTTCAAACTGTGGATTTGGAAGTTTTATACTCACAACGTAAACAAGTCCTTCTCTGGTATCCTCGCCTGTTATGTCTATTTTTGCTTTTTTGTCCATCCCAGTTCTTTCGTAAAACTCCAGCATCACTTTCGTTAATCCACTCCTGAAGCCAGCTAAGTGGGTTCCACCTTCTATCGTCTTTATTGAGTTTACGTAGGAATATCCTGTTTCGTCATAGTCGGTGGTATACCTAAACGCTATTTCTGCTATCATAAGTCCACCATCGGACATCACTTTTTCACCATAGATGTAGAATGTTTCAGATATTGGTTTCATCTCTTCAGTAAGAGCGTTTACGAATTCTACTATTCCCCCTTCATACAAAAACTCATCTTTTTTCTCTTCTTCACCTCGTTTATCGGAAAGTTCTATCCTGACCCCTTTATTTAGAAATGCTAGTTCTCTAAGTCTTGCTTGGAGTATTTCGTAGTTAAAGGTTACTCCTTTGTCAAATATGCCCTTATCTGGCTTGAACCTTATTATTGTTCCAGTGCCTTTGATGTTTTCCTTTTTTATTATAACCTCTGTCTCTGGAAAACCCTTTCTATACTTTTGGTAGTATAGTTTACCATCTCTTTTTACGTAAACTTCAAGGTATTCTGATAACGCGTTGACAACTGATACACCTACGCCGTGTAGTCCACCTGTTGCCCTGTATACCTTGTTGTCAAACTTACCACCTGCATGGAGTTTTGTCATAACAAGTTGAAGTGCAGAAACTCCGTATTCCGGGTGAATGTCAACTGGTATCCCTCTGCCATCATCTTCAACCGTTACTACATCTCCTCTTTCAATAGTAACCTTTATGTTTTTACAGAATCCCATTATCGCTTCATCTATTGAGTTGTCAACAACTTCATAAATAAGATGGTGATATCCACTGCTTCCAGTAGAGCCAATATACATTCCAGGTCTTTTTCTAACAGGTTCTAGTCCTTCTAAAACCTGAATGGCTTGAGCGTTATACTCTTTAACAAGCTTATCATTAGCCATACTTCTCACCTC from the Brevinematia bacterium genome contains:
- the gyrB gene encoding DNA topoisomerase (ATP-hydrolyzing) subunit B, producing MANDKLVKEYNAQAIQVLEGLEPVRKRPGMYIGSTGSSGYHHLIYEVVDNSIDEAIMGFCKNIKVTIERGDVVTVEDDGRGIPVDIHPEYGVSALQLVMTKLHAGGKFDNKVYRATGGLHGVGVSVVNALSEYLEVYVKRDGKLYYQKYRKGFPETEVIIKKENIKGTGTIIRFKPDKGIFDKGVTFNYEILQARLRELAFLNKGVRIELSDKRGEEEKKDEFLYEGGIVEFVNALTEEMKPISETFYIYGEKVMSDGGLMIAEIAFRYTTDYDETGYSYVNSIKTIEGGTHLAGFRSGLTKVMLEFYERTGMDKKAKIDITGEDTREGLVYVVSIKLPNPQFEGQTKEKLGNAEVKGLVEEIVYEKLVPLFERNLDAVRKILEKVVEAARAREASRKARELVRRKSALDSFSLPGKLADCSERDPQKTELFIVEGESAGGSAKQARVREFQAILPLKGKIMNAEKARLNKLLDNEEIKTIITAIGTGIADTFDISKIRYGKIIIMTDADVDGSHIRTLLLTFFYRYMKPLIEEGYIYSAVPPLYRISVGQKHYYAYSDDEKDKLIKEIKTKNFTVQRYKGLGEMNPEQLWETTMNPSTRKLLKITLEDAIKANNIFSILMGEDVKKRRHFIETYAKEVVEIDI
- a CDS encoding O-acetylhomoserine aminocarboxypropyltransferase/cysteine synthase, which translates into the protein MERKVRIETVLLHGGQEPDPTTGARAVPIYQTTSYVFRDMDHAVRLFALEERGNIYTRIMNPTTDVFERRMALLEGGVGALAVASGQAAISYAVLTLAKPGDEIISSKSLYGGTYNLFNYTFRRLGINVHFVDASDPSNFERKINDNTKAIFLEAIGNPRLDVPDFCEISKVAHKYGVPVIVDNTVPTGYLLRPIEYGADIVVYSATKFIGGHGTSIGGVIVDSGRFDWSNGRFPEFTNPDPSYHGLRYTDLGPSAYITKVRVQLLRDMGACLSPFNSFLFLQGLETLHLRMERHSQNAITVARYLEKHPKVAWVSYPLLESHPSYNTAKKYLTKGASALVTVGIPGGVEKIKTFVNSLKLFSHLANIGDAKSLVIYPYLTTHQQLSEKEKEEAGATVDLVRLSVGIENVEDIIEDIELALRKI